TATTAGATGTTAGTCTACTCCTTTTTTTATTGCTGAGAATTACGTACTTCCCCAGGCTGCAAGTACTAGTGGACTGAAGGTGCAGGACCAGGTGCTTATCAGACAATTAATTGACCTACACGATAAATTCATGGTCTACGTCGATGAGTGTTTTCAGAAACACAGCCTCTTCCATAAggtgtgtgtatgtgtgtgtgttcaCATGTCTATCTTGTTTTCCACACTATATTATTTAATGACCATAGtttctttgaatatattgTAGGCATTGAAGGAGGCATTTGAAGTCTTCTGTAACAAGACAGTGGCTGGAGTGTCCAGTGCAGAAATTCTTGCAACGTATTGCGATAATATCCTCAAGACGGGAGGGGGAATTGAGAAGCTTGAAAATGAAGATCTTGAACTTACGCTTGAGAAagtagttttcttcttccttcatatATACTGCTAATAATGCCCTACAAATATGTCACTTTGATGCtgacttttttaattttatttattacagGTGGTTAAGTTGCTTGTTTATATAAGTGACAAGGATCTTTTCGCCGAGTTTTTCAGGAAGAAACAAGCCCGTCGGCTCTTGTTTGATCGCAACGGTAATGACTACCACGAAAGAAGTTTACTTACAAAGTTTAAAGAACTACTCGGTGCGCAGTTTACTTCTAAGATGGAGGGCATGGTTAGTCACATGAGTTTTATTTCCTTTGAAAACGGGTTGCTTATTTAGTAGTAACGAAGGTTAataatgctttttttttttgtacattcgatttgtttcatatagcTGACGGATATGACATTGGCAAAAGAACACCAAACCAACTTCGTGGAATTTTTATCAGTTAACAAGACCAAAAAGCTGGGGATGGATTTCACTGTCACTGTACTTACTACTGGTTTTTGGCCAAGTTACAAAACAACCGACCTCAATCTACCCATTGAAATGGTAAGTCGTTTATTTTGTAAGTCTtgaaacagaaaagaagaagattgtctGAGctccaattttctttttgtttcaggtCAACTGTGTTGAAGCTTTTAAGGCCTATTATGGAACAAAAACCAATTCCAGGAGACTTTCATGGATTTATTCTTTAGGAACTTGTCAGTTAGCTGGAAAATtcgataaaaaaacaattgagaTAGTAGTTACCACCTACCAGGTATGTTTCTGGTTTGTTGTCACTTGGTGATGATGTTTATTTGTACTtaaatatcttgttttttcttctgtcaGGCTGCTGTGCTTTTACTCTTCAACAACACAGAGAGATTAAGCTACACTGAGATCTTGGAGCAGCTAAACCTCGGCCATGAAGATCTTGCCAGGCTGCTTCATTCACTATCATGCTTAAAGTACAAGATTCTTATAAAGGAACCAATGTCGAGAAACATCTCCAACACCGATACCTTTGAATTCAACTCCAAGTTCACCGATAAGATGAGGAGAATTAGGGTATGATGATATTTTCATTAGCGTTGTGTTGTTATTTTCATGTAAGCCCGGATCAAAaatgatgtgtttttcttgaacaGGTGCCTCTGCCTCCGATGGATGAGAGGAAGAAAATTGTTGAAGATGTTGATAAAGATAGACGCTATGCAATTGATGCAGCTCTTGTTCGGATCATGAAGAGTAGAAAAGTGTTGGGGCATCAACAGTTGGTCTCTGAATGTGTTGAGCATCTCAGCAAAATGTTCAAGGTAAATACAAAAACTCTAATTCTGTAAATGTCTTGTAATTTGTGTCCATCAAGGAAATTTACatattggttttatttatttgcagCCTGATATAAAGATGATAAAGAAACGGATTGAGGACTTGATCAGCAGAGATTACTTGGAGAGGGATACCGACAATCCCAacactttcaagtatttggCTTAGTCACAAATTGTAATAGAGAAAAGGTTTTCGGATTTTCGGTTTTGTAAATGACTCTTACATTCTTTTGTCGGATCATTGGATGGATTGGTGATTGAAACAAACAGATTTGTCTCATATTCAAGTCGCAATTACATACATACTCTGTGCGGTGATGGTGATATGAAAAGAGAGCTTGAAAATATATTCGTAATTGTCAGGAAACAATTgagtaatttttgtttcacgATCCTTGGAAGACTATTGTTAACCCTAAAGCtctctcatatatatatgtacaattaataattatacaCACAAAACACAAGATGGTTACTTTAATCTTGAGCAAGTCTCACAAATCAAGGTCCTAAACGCTATACACTGGAGCAGTGAAGAGAGCAAAAcaagtttacatatataggCCTTCTTTGTCTTCAATTTTCCAAGGTCGCTTTCCTTTCATCTCCCTGAGTATGACATGTGGGGAGTTTTGCATTTTTGATATTAGAGTGAGATGACACATAATTCATAATCACCGGTTTATGGATTCCATTGCAAGCCTCACCACATGCAACAGTTTCTCCATGTCCTGAAAATTGAAGTCAAGAGCCCTTTTGATGCATGTTATACCATTACTACTGTATCTCGTTTCAAACGATTTTCCCTTTGCAGCTGCTAATGCAATCTGCGCTTTTCTTGATGCTTCCATAGCGTAGTTTACGTTTTTCGACTGCAacacccaaaaacaaaacacattcaaCCGCACGATTGAGATTAACTTTGACTCCAGGGAAATACTTGGTATATGATGCAAGATTGTTACgcaaaatttgatatgtttgatGATGGTTCCTATTCATGTTGCTCAAGCAAGCTATTATCCCACTACTTCACTAAAAACCTGTTGATATTTCCATAGACGGGAAATATTTAGTCGTCTAAACCCAGCCTAACTAACTGGAGCAGCTACAATGTTTTGTAAACATAAACTTAAGTAGAAATTTTTTTACGGCACCTCATCAAATCACAAAAGTAACCTAACTGAACTTACAAATGCCAAAAGCTGTGAAAGAGAGGAATTGTTTCCTGAAGAGATAACATGGTTTCCGGTTACGCTAGGGGATGATCTCACAGTGTTGGACAAAGCAAACTTTTCCGCTGTTAATGTGTGGTTTGAATTTTCACCATCAGAAGCAAAGGAAGGAGATTCACCTGTTTCAAACCCAAACAAAATGGAAAGATAATTCATCATAATCATGCTCACAGGCAACAACATCTTTAGTCTTTATTACAATCTTGTATCTGTCTTAATCTAATGAAAGAAGTTccttttttaacaaaacaacaatcgAGCCGCCTAtctatttgaaattttgttctgCGAAACTTGTCTTTCAACCACTAAATTAGTGGCTTTTCCTCATACGGTTTACATATATCCCATTTGTTGTAGATACGGAAACTACAAGTACTGTGATGTTTTTCTGATAATTTCACAGAATAAAGACAATCCAAGAATCTTCCAAATTGTAATAAATACCTGAAGGAATCACTTGCAAAGCTGCTTGCAACTCATATCTGCATCTTCTTATGTTACCATGGGAGGTATATGTTATCCTTAGATAAGCTACTTCCATACATTTATAAGCCAGAGCAGCAGCCCccatatctttatttttctcgtATTCATGAGCACAGAACCTGTTACATAAACAGTAAAAATTTCGTAACATCAGGACAGGGTTCACTAGAACATCTTAACATGCTAGAAATATCTATTGGCCACAATGCAGCAGCTGAGCTAAAATGAGAGGGCAACATGAACAAGTACCATCACAGTGAAAGGCTCCCTCTAAATAGTAAATTGGGGGACTTAATTGCGTTGACTATCAGAAGAATTCAGCTATCTCACTCCCTAGAGGTGCACAACAAATCGAGTAGAAAAAAGTCACAAATTTAGATCATGTTGAATGCCAAACTTACTCGCAAAGTTTGGCTGTGCTGCCGTAAATATCCTTGGATCTGGCAATGGTCGTGCCAGATGACTCCAAAAGGGAGGCACCATGAAGAAACTTAAGCGCTGCCTGAAAGTAAACACCTGTGCTCTCGTGATTGGACACAGCATTCTGCAAAAGGTTACTGTCAATGTTAAGCCAAGGAAGAGACAACATGCGTAACCACTGCAACATTTTCCATAAAAATGTCCAAACCTTAAGACGATCAGCCATGTGTTTCAAGTCTGTAGCCTCTTTGATTGAGTTGGAGGCAGTCTGACTCGTGGATTCCTTTTTGAAAGGGCTTAAGCCAACATGATCCTTATGCCTACTTCCATTTTGCTTTTGGTTTCGCGAACCTTCATCGTGGGTCACACTGTGATTATCATTCCGCagtctctgtttctttgtatttGATATCTC
This sequence is a window from Arabidopsis thaliana chromosome 1 sequence. Protein-coding genes within it:
- the CUL2 gene encoding cullin 2, with protein sequence MAKKDSVLEAGWSVMEAGVAKLQKILEEVPDEPPFDPVQRMQLYTTVHNLCTQKPPNDYSQQIYDRYGGVYVDYNKQTVLPAIREKHGEYMLRELVKRWANQKILVRWLSHFFEYLDRFYTRRGSHPTLSAVGFISFRDLVYQELQSKAKDAVLALIHKEREGEQIDRALLKNVIDVYCGNGMGELVKYEEDFESFLLEDSASYYSRNASRWNQENSCPDYMIKAEESLRLEKERVTNYLHSTTEPKLVAKVQNELLVVVAKQLIENEHSGCRALLRDDKMDDLARMYRLYHPIPQGLDPVADLFKQHITVEGSALIKQATEAATDKAASTSGLKVQDQVLIRQLIDLHDKFMVYVDECFQKHSLFHKALKEAFEVFCNKTVAGVSSAEILATYCDNILKTGGGIEKLENEDLELTLEKVVKLLVYISDKDLFAEFFRKKQARRLLFDRNGNDYHERSLLTKFKELLGAQFTSKMEGMLTDMTLAKEHQTNFVEFLSVNKTKKLGMDFTVTVLTTGFWPSYKTTDLNLPIEMVNCVEAFKAYYGTKTNSRRLSWIYSLGTCQLAGKFDKKTIEIVVTTYQAAVLLLFNNTERLSYTEILEQLNLGHEDLARLLHSLSCLKYKILIKEPMSRNISNTDTFEFNSKFTDKMRRIRVPLPPMDERKKIVEDVDKDRRYAIDAALVRIMKSRKVLGHQQLVSECVEHLSKMFKPDIKMIKKRIEDLISRDYLERDTDNPNTFKYLA